From one Neofelis nebulosa isolate mNeoNeb1 chromosome 4, mNeoNeb1.pri, whole genome shotgun sequence genomic stretch:
- the TRAIP gene encoding E3 ubiquitin-protein ligase TRAIP yields the protein MVRPIGTQPPGSASTLLPPLPVHSRKSRSGAKFEACGEAGTGVGARSQSWTRRGFLGCLTPLGPIIMPIRALCTICSDFFDHSRDVAAIHCGHTFHLQCLIQWFETAPSRTCPQCRIQVGKRTIINKLFFDLAQEEESVLDAEFLKNELDNIRAQLSQKEKEKRDSQVIIDTLRDTLEERNATVESLQKALDKAEMLCSTLKKQMKYLEQQQDETKQAQEEARRLRTKMKTMERIELLLQSQRPEVEEMIRDMGVGQSAVEQLAVYCVSLKKEYENLKEARKASGELADKLKKDLFSSKSKLQTVYSELDQTRLELRSAQKDLQSADKEITSLKKKLTMLQETLNLTPVDSETVNRLVLESPAPLEMLNLKLRRPAFGDDIDLNATFDVDTPPAQPASIQQGRAKKLCQEIAHSPVQDIPKKMPNDPKQESQLSLGGQRCMGEPDEELASAFPVFIRNAVLGQKQPKRAKAEPRRSTDAVRTGFDGLGGRTKFIQPTDTTMIRPLPVKPKPKAKQRVKARTVLPPSQAKLDTFLW from the exons ATGGTTCGTCCAATCGGGacccagcctccaggctccgccTCTACGTTGCTGCCACCACTTCCGGTCCACTCCCGGAAGTCCCGCAGTGGAGCCAAATTTGAAGCCTGCGGAGAGgcggggacgggggtgggggcgcggTCGCAAAGCTGGACCCGTCGAGGTTTCCTTGGCTGCCTGACCCCCTTAGGACCAATCATCATGCCTATCCGTGCTCTGTGCACCATCTGCTCCGACTTCTTCGACCACTCCCGAGATGTGGCCGCCATCCACTGCGGCCATACCTTCCACCTACAGTG CCTAATTCAGTGGTTTGAGACAGCACCAAGTCGGACCTGCCCACAGTGCCGAATCCAG GTTGGCAAAAGAACCATTATCAATAAGCTCTTCTTTGACCTTGCCCAAGAGGAGGAGAGTGTCTTAGATGCAGAATTCTTAAAG AATGAACTGGATAATATCAGAGCCCAGCTTTCCCAGAAAG agaaggagaaaagggataGCCAGGTCATCATCGACACTCTACGGGACACCTTGGAAGAGCGCAACGCCACTGTGGAATCTCTGCAGAAGGCTTTAGACAAGGCCGAAATGCTATGCTCCACCCTCAAG AAGCAGATGAAGTACTTGGAGCAGCAGCAGGATGAAACCAAACAAGCACAGGAGGAGGCCCGCCGGCTCAGGACCAAGATGAAGACCATGGAGAG GATTGAGCTCCTACTCCAGAGCCAGCGGCCCGAGGTGGAGGAGATGATCCGAGACATGGGTGTGGGACAGTCAGCGGTGGAGCAGCTGGCTGTGTACTGCGTGTCCCTCAAGAA AGAGTATGAGAATCTAAAAGAGGCACGGAAGGCCTCAGGGGAGCTGGCTGACAAACTGAAGAAGgacttattttcttccaaaagcaAG TTGCAGACAGTCTACTCTGAACTAGACCAGACAAGGTTGGAGCTGAGGTCAGCGCAGAAGGACTTACAGAGTGCTGACAAGGAAATCACG aGCCTGAAAAAAAAGCTAACGATGCTGCAGGAAACCCTGAACCTGACACCAGTGGACAGTGAGACTGTCAACCGCCTGGTTTTAGAGAG CCCAGCCCCTTTGGAAATGCTGAACCTGAAGCTTCGCCGACCAGCCTTCGGTGATGATATTGACCTCAATGCCACCTTTGATGTGGACACCCCTCCAGCCCAGCCTGCCAGCATCCAGCAGGGCCGTGCCAAGAAGCTCTGCCAAGAGATAGCACA CTCTCCTGTTCAGGACATCCCCAAGAAGATGCCCAATGACCCCAAGCAG gagtcCCAGCTCTCGCTGGGCGGCCAGCGCTGTATGGGAGAGCCAGATGAGGAGCTGGCTAGTGCCTTTCCTGTCTTCATCCGGAATGCTGTCCTAGGCCAGAAACAGCCCAAGAGGGCCAAAGCAGAGCCCCGTCGCAGCACAGATGCC GTAAGGACTGGCTTCGATGGTCTTGGAGGTCGGACAAAATTCATCCAACCT ACTGACACAACTATGATCCGCCCACTGCCTGTTAAACCCAAGCCCAAGGCTAAGCAGAGAGTCAAGGCAAGGAcagtgctccctccctcccaggccaaACTGGACACCTTCTTGTGGTAG